In Aedes albopictus strain Foshan chromosome 3, AalbF5, whole genome shotgun sequence, the genomic window aaaaaaaatataccatgagCTTAGTAAGTTACGAATAAATATGTATTGTTATTCCTTCACATGTAAAGTAAGAGTAAGAATCAAACATTTATTAAAAGGTCTGTCACGACAGTTTGATATCGATATATAtccagtagacctgttcactttgaaactttttttctccgattctccgtgacacatcaaattatcaatccacatgtaaaaccaagtcttcagtccaaaattgagccaaattgatgaagatttaaaggtgtatcaaatcgattttgtgttttttttagccgttttcacagaaatttactcagaaattcacaaaattgctccaaaaagatgccggagatatcgttaagatatagttagaacaatactctacaactttgccgaagacactacggtgtttaaattgcgtatttcgaagttattcaacaattttagttaaaaaatcgcgaaaaatcacaatatttttacgattttacatataaaagtcatgtaattttacattgttttaagtgactaaattaattggcgattactcctttgtgtgacgaacatttcgtccatacatcgtttttgtgtaggaattcgttttcattgactaattatcaaaagtatgtcacgttgatactaaaaatcgcacagagttaccagcacgaattaaaacaaagttacccatgattaagacgtcatgccatcgtattctaatgtcttttgatttaagtatcagaaatggtacagatggtaaggctcgaacttgcggatcagaaggtcccaggttcaagctcaaatacatgataaactttttttttctttctttgtagcagttaggatgatgaatctgccatgacttacaggcaatctcccaaagaacaatgatcgggacctgccaattatgcccattccaggactagctagatatttagtttatacttgttgacaataaatcgtgtcgacgatatcagctgggcaaaatattgagcatctgtttgataatgatcaattaagctaaaacaattcaatacgatgatggaactgcttctggaggcaacattttacagacaactgtgggtggagctaacttgttatctatctacccacaaatcagcacaactacaagatgaagggaaacttcattcttactatgtactctacggttccgaaacaaattgcaatgagatgcagtgcgtagtttcatcaacttaaagcaggatcgagacgcaaaaaaatgctattccaggactcgaaccttgaatcttcgaatccacaatctcatgcttaaccaactgcaccaaatttaaactgatgcagatgagacaaagaagtgtaatgacgtttaaatcatgggtaactttgttttattttatgctggcaactctgtacaatttttagtatcaacgtgacaaacttttgataattagtcaatgaaaacgaatttctacactaaaatgatgtatggacgaaatgttcctaacacataggagcaatagctcataaaattagtcacctaaaacaatataaaattacatgacttttacatgaaaaatcgtaaaaatattgtattttctggtgattttttaacgaaaattgttgaatagctttgaaatacgcaatttgaacaccgtagtgtcttcggcaaagttgtagagtattgttctaactatattttaccggtattttcggtacctttttggtgcaattttctggatattgaagtacattttcgtgaaaatgctcgaaaaaacacaaaatcgatttgatacacctctaaacctttatcaatttggctcaattttggactgaagccttgtttttgcatgtggattgataatttgatgtgacacgggtaggtcaaaaaaagtgaacaggtctaatatccAGTTTTTTTTCACTGTTTTCTGTTTGTCTTATTTATTCTATATCTATGTATATCAATTTCATCTTttataaaaatcaatttgaaaccgATTACTTCTTTACTTTACTTTTTTTTACTGAGATACCTATtagttcagtaacaaattttgaaaacgacgtataatcaatgctacaccattgattatacgtcgttttcaaaatttgttactgagttaATATTTCTGATGCGCAAACGGCTGTGCGCGATTTGGTCTAATCTGCAAATTTGAGTGAGTCTAGTTCTGGTACTTTGGTACTTGTTAAATAATCAACATTTAGGTCGTTTAGTAAATACCTTTATAAACCAGTGTTGCAAAgattcaattcattcatttgaacactaatcAACCAATTtgttcagtcatttttccttctagttatgtacaaaacaatttcatttaatcagagcacctatcaaatgagaagcgaacccttgtcaataggaagcaatcagtgaagtactagattgaaagtagtgagctggatttttgtatggtgagatgatcaattcgccgtttctgcaatgaaatggtgcaaacagcttgggttatatgatttcttgcctagtttgatgctgtttgagcaaaagtttgggtaactgtgttgttgaagttgcaagaaataaataatacaacaacacagttacccaaacttttgctcaaacagcatcaaattagacaagaaatcatataacccaagctgtttgcaccatttcattgcagaaacggcgaattgatcatctcaccatacaaaaatccagctcactactttcaatctagtacttcactgattgcttcctattgaataaattgtcactcgaatgagtagcttgaCACGAAACACTAAAAACCCCGTAAAATTCCGCCATActgaaaaatgtcgaatgtcgggtcaaagtcgggccaatttttatcgaatgttggaccactgttggaccaccATCGATTAACTATTGGGTctaagttgggtttggtggccaaaataaaaataggtgaatgataggttgatgtcgggtttgacgttatcaacgatggtaaaagctttgaacctacaacaccacacatttctggagcaacatttgaaaaaggcatacaagcattggtaaacaatgacttcacacgtcgctcccaAGCCCCcaacagcttattcacaaaaactaagaccgttatcagatagagcaaacgtcgatctttcggataacgctgttcatttgcgtgggcgggctgctgttatgccctacagagcgttttcgaaaaaagacacaagacctcttgggcccttttcaaatgttgctgcaATTGTAGCTGGGgttcaattgaatgatatgtgccttgactgaggctggagctgatgtcaattgaatgatcaaaGGCTAGTCATTGATATTCCgatggtaaatggaaaaatgagtggttacctatctcaatttcagctttaaatatCGGTTGATACTGATTTTAACCCggaacgtgggtagatcaccttctaatggtgcgttacggcgttagatctaccataacaatttttgatttcgtaattctccaGCTCGGCTAATTTAAATGCAAGAAAATTACAACATCAAAATTTTGTTTACTTgttgtgttttgttttatttttgtattttcactactaatactccatttgtttcagtgttattgCTTGATTTTAACTATAACTTTAATATATTAactatttgtttcagcgctgttcaggtaaataaagttgttaTTGTAATGTAATGTAGGTCAATTATATATcataatatttattatttcaggtaaaatcaggtaattggtcaactatataattaattatatttaaattacatgatatATGGGATTtcgggaggggtagcctaaggaagctaaatgaactggtttctgggcaaatgttcgtgatgtggccagactttgtcacgagataacaaccatcgtgttgtcttccgaaggtttccagtgaatttagcttactctGCTACAACAagccatcaggtagatcattcccttccggtatgactgcagccataggtaatccttgcactgatggtgggtactcaatcatcatcatTATTAAAAAATATCTCGATTTTTACCGATTTACCTGCAGTTTATCATCGATAATCATCTATTGTAGAACTAAGAGGGGAAACGTTTGTTAGGGACTGAATCTTACCGGGCGATGAAATTCCACCCAACATAGCATAAAAATGCGTGGATTTATAATATATCAACGACGAAAGACGCTTCAGTTCGTAGATAATAAACCCAACCATTAGAGACAGCTTACACAGCCTCCATGTAATATCCACAACACCAGTGAAAGAAGAAGTTTGCATTCATTATCGATCGACCGAGGGCTCCAACAATTCTCCATCCTTCACTTCAGCCTTGCATCCGCGGCAGCTAGCCATCGAAAATTCCATTCCACTAGAACAGCTCCGGTGCGGCGCCTTATCCATTATCCTTCAACTGCGGTTAAAGATCCGACATCAAGCATCTTTTGCCACATCCAAAAATGGAAACTAATTTGAATAATCGTAAAACACCACTGTCGCAATCTACATCCTCGCACAAATGAGTTGGTTCCTCTTATTTTTCCTGCGTCTTTGTCGCAGCACAACCGAATGTAACACATCATTCTTTATTGGATTGGAGAACCATGTCATCCAAGATTACTCACATCACAACTCGCGAAACGATGGCACTGATCATTTTCGTAGACTAAGACCGCTCATGGGACACCTGAATGGCCACAAAACTATAGTATTCAAATAAAACCTAGTTACCACGCCGACCGATTAGCgatattgatattttttgttCTTCCCAGGAGGATTTCACAAACTGACAGAACACTCGCGTTCGCGTACACAAACGTACCCGACCCAGTCGCGTTTGAAAATCAACTCGAGTCGGGGCTAGGGTCGAGAGAACCGCCAGGCCAAACAGGctgctttgttgcttgttttgccgTCTCCTCGCGGTGGTCAACCGTCAGCTGCTCTCTCGATCAGCAGTCTTGCTCACGAAACACGAGATGCCAGAGCAGCTGTTCTGAGAGAGAAACAAGTGTTGCCAATCAGTAAGGATTGTGCTTTTACAAtgaagtgaatatttttcatatttttgataataatacagtgtcggacaaaacaatacgACAAtcagccgtttttcatacaaaatggccaactatGAGGATATGGTCATATGGTGCTTGGTATCTAGCTTgtattcctcccctgttggggaaattaagccactgcgtccaattaagctgaacttttgtggcataatcaGTGCCAaatttagggggggggggtcaggCCCCCGGgctcccacatttcaggggcccccacaaaatttcagcGAGAAACAAAAGTAGTGCAAGAAACTCCTCTTGCTTTGATTTTGGTCATAAGAGTTTCAAATTACTGTCTTGGCAAGATGTATGTGATGTcgtgatttctttgagaaaaaaaaatgtgtccccAAATTATATTACAATTAtgttttttgtgcaattgctTAAGAAAAAATACCGGAAATCCCGCAGAAGATCTTCGACTGAATTCTAGTTCTGAACTTCAAAACTATAAATCACAGAGTCAAAAAGTTCctgctaggttttttttttctgttcaaagcttttgaaaacattttgaagaattttaatgTAGTTCTTGGAAGAAGTTAAGCGTTTTTTTTCGCAatggatcattaaaataactaaaaccgCCGCTATGAAAAGAGCAGTGGAACTCATTAGTTTGATTTGAAATGAACACCAAAACcgttaaaacttttttttagaagaaatgtAGCAGCTGAGTGtataaaaaacataaataaaaaaggTAGCATGAATTTAAAGCAGgttattttgaaaagtttcagtccgttttttttttcttgagttgaGAGATTTGCTTAATGAATCCATGGTgaattcttgataaaaaaaaaccatagATTACTTAAGAAAATATTAGAAGAAGTTTGTGGGAGATATTAGCTAAAAATTTGTCCGGGTTTCCCGCTAAAGAAGTTTACGAAGGAAATTAagtcagaaattccatcatggACTTGAAATGGGATCTCTCTACAATTGCTTCAACATTTTGCAGATTTCTCTTTGATTTCAGAGTTTTgtggaaaattcttttggaagATCGCCAGTCACCCATGGCAGTCACATTAGAACAAGTTTTTGTTCAGTGTTCATTTTTCATGGCGATCGACCATCCATTTTTCCAGAGACTGTAGCAGGAATGCACCGATTgcgctacattttttttttttttctagaaatttgttgaaattttttgcTGTAAATTCTTCTTGCAGGTTCTCTATGAACTCTGGCATGAATTTCTACTATGTCTGGGATCTAATGCTGCGATTACACTCTTGAAAAGCATTTTTTACTTTACATAAATTTATCATTGTTTTAACGCTACAATTTCAACCCTGTTATGCAAAAATTTAGTAGATATAAACTTTTTTTCTAGTTCTGCTTATTGTTctacattcaaattcttctataaCGACCTTAACATATTTGTAAGAatggttcatattttttttcacgtTACATGGGGAAAAatgtgtcctctttataaagggCTCCCGAAACTCTgtggcccgggcccccacatttgtaaatccggccctgggcaTAATataatacaacagtgacatgggaagATTTGATCCTTAAAGATTACGCATTATATGtacgaaaaaataaaattatattcgGAAGCCTCCATTTACGTTGAATTCTAGTATATTgaatgataaaatgtgtcagataattattatttttgtaCCATGATCCCCCTCAAGGCTCCACATTTTCAAAGTACGCCAtattcttaaaaatttaaggaaatcttacaatttgaaataccgtgaggtcgccattcaccgctcattttgggtcaattttacaaaaaaatatcaaatgttagtaaagtatcgtaacaaaagtgaatgtaataTGCTGCcacaaaatagtagtttacgcaacaaggtgcagaatgaagatttttacagcacaagtcgtacatttatccaacgaggcttgccgagttggataactaCGAcgggtgctgtaaaaatcgagttctgcaccgagttgcgtacaacgttttttgcaatttcataaattaccgtttgaggatagtttttaacaaaacttttccatcaaactgcgcACTGATGTTCATTGCTGTGTttaaagaaaatctgatcatagcatgttatactgtgcagttgtcacaattttttaaaactgcatccagaaagcatcaagaagttgatcaaaattgaaaacagtgctgtaatggttcattacgcaacgcaaatcagtgttgtaacgaaccattacagcattgtttatttggtgtgggaaagtaggccttttcctgacagatttgcgtaaggtaaaacagcctattacgatgagaaaactTTCATTTCATTAAGTTTTTATATGAGTGTACCTGAAatcacatttttgaaaaatatttccctcAATGCGCTGCAGGGCAGCATGGGAACTGTTTAGGGCAAACAGCGGGAGAAATATCCAACAGTATAAACCgtaaaaaaatccattttgatAAAATAGGATGAACTGAACATCTTGAATCATCAATATTATGGTAAATAAAAGATATTATTTTGAAGAATTAATAatttagggtagggcggggcaagatgagcaccctaaggatcactttgagtttattgaaagtgaacacaatttttcaagGTACCTCTCAGTaattcttttctatatcatgttttctaccacccataaacatggcagggttcaaaattcacaataaggatgatttatttgactaaacaaaaaagatgttttatggtcagttcgaacatgctgcggggcaagacgagcacccctacggggtaagaagagcacttcattaaaaaccTAATATTTTAACTATAAATTGGCCATACTGTTATTGATGTAGCAAatcttgtttatagctatggtatcacgttccaaaattatcagtttcttttaagattttttaaaaaaatgcggttttatgATACTTTATacgaaatgacccgaaaaacaattaACGATTATTAAGTgacttatttttagaaatttgcgCAACCCAATAGTTACAGAGGATACGGAAACCTATGTttggcactattgagtggattacaataatttcaaagtaTTTTCTATActcccatcaggggtgctcatcttgccccaatatagagaaataactaaaattgaataaatttaaatgtttgttgttagaaaatattttctaatataaCTTAAAATGTTTTGTAGtatgctagtaatgttggctgataaccagaattatggtaaaaaattGATTCTGacgtaaaaaccttattttattttgatgatttcttataagaaaatgcaaaaaatccatgctattcactaatttgacgatatttttcaattcgttcattatgaagcaCCTTTTTTTCAGGTTTACAAGcaggatgaactttattctaacggattatgatgttgtttggacaaaattcatcataaaagtagtgaaACGGAgaggtgctcatcttgccccgggtggccatcttgccccgtcctaccctatgtggcttcatgaaaaaataatccagtgagcggtgaatggatccattatgagcggtgaatgggagcatgagcggtaataggagccaagagataacacattttAGTTTTCATTTTTTCGGTGCTAAACATATTTTacgatcgttttatattttttctataataacaacataattatTGAGTTGTTAACGAGAATTAATGTGAAATTTTCGCCAACGTTGATTTTTGATGTCCTaaactttacgaaaatgccgttaaatgagcggtaaatggcgacctcacggtacactatatttatcaaaaatacaagaaaacttaaaGAGAAAACGAATAGTAAGCCTCTGAAGTTATTTTCGCTTTAAatgaaccatgtgctcaaaaggggatcaagtgtcacccatttttgtaaAAACTTGATAAAACATGCCTCTATAAAAACGCAGTTTTGAAGACTTGAACAATAATTCAATGCCTTTCTGTTGTGATTAACTTGCCATTCTTTCTGTGcgaaaatcggatctagttttgtgttttccttAAAGTTACTTTGTTAAATTAGGAAAAAGGCAGCAAGTCTACCTAGTCTCCCCTAGACTAGGAACCAATGAATTGTTACGAACGTGAATATTCTTCAGCCCCTCCGATTATTAAGTAGCgtgccggccctgagacccagctaGAGGGGTTTCATGCTGCTGAGCTTGTCCGGGAGTAATTTAGGGACCACTGTGGCTAAGGAGTAGCCCTGCAAGTCTCTGTAGTTACAATATAAAAGACTTTAATATGAATCGATTGAAAATTATGTCACATTTGTTGTGCAAGCACATGGTTAAGAATTGATTGATAATTACGATCACTGTATAGTGTTTTGGCCGACTtatatatagggtggggcggggcaagatgggtcagtgccatttttgggcgcattactcatgttttgtttatgttaataattttgttagatgaccagcatgaatatacaaaagtttgaagcattgattgaaaaattattcactctcatttggaaataaaaaataaaatggtttttagtcatttttcctatgcgatacatttcatataatctccatataaacggccgcggggcaagatgggtcaccttcaattttgaaggtaattttggagcattcaaaagttatttattttttattacaagactatctcataaatgacttaaATCAAgcagaatgaacgctcaaaattaaaacataaaattatgataattttttagtgaaaacatcgattttcaagtcgccttaggaccactcaaatcgtaaagtttttttatattccaaataaatttataaaatgttttctagtagcttttgtttactcagtatggatatggagcatacatgaatgcggaacaaatcttatatgttgacgtttttcgttgagaaaatgtgaattacttaaaaggtgacccatcttgccccgcacttttttcacggcgccaaatcgatcactttttaaaactgctcgtttaacatcatattttgtatttaatgatctttttatcgacttttagcatagctaactagtgtattaaagagtagcggacgaatacaaaccgatacgatttgtatttacaaagttatggtgatccatccttaggtgacccatcttgccccgctccaCCCTATATATTTGTTCATTTATAAGGTATATTAGGTTTAGGTATGTGGTTTAAGCTTTTGAAATTTGAACAACCACATCGTGGATGCAATTCAAGGAGTgtgatattattattttaataataTAAGCAAAATGTCAAGTTATACAATTATTTATTGTATCTTATCTGCGAATTTCGCGCAACGTTAATACTAGACGCGCAAGACAACTCGATAAACCACTTGATATCAAGCGCATTAGTACTTATGCCTACCTCATTCATGTAAAGAATCGTCATGAATTCTTCCGCTCAAGCAATGTATCCAGAAGGATCACGGAGGAATTGATCTTTCCATTGTCGATCTTGAACACACAAGACAATTGTAATTCTTCCACCATAGGCAAACTATAAACTAGGGTGCAAACGAGATTACGATAAGAACGTACGAACTCGTCCTTTGATCACAGCACGGCATACCGGACAATTCGTTACTGCTGGAGCACACTGCACGCAAGAAACTGCAAGTAGAGGATAAGGAGAGGCATATGAAATATTATAGtgttaaacgaaaaaaaaacttaggtgTAGCAAAATAGGCTTAAATAAGTTCTATGATTGAGTAGGATGTCAGACCGTTTGAGTACTATTTTAGGCATTAACCAAATTTAATAGATATTAAATTAACTTTGtcatagcaaaaaaaaatcctaaaataggACCCTTGCCCAAATGGTCCAACACACCGTAATACATATGACATGATCATGTTTCAACTTACCCAAATGACCACAGGGACAGAACACCACACCGACCTCATCCGCCATACATATCTTGCACTCGCGAGCATCTTTCAGTCGTTTGTTTTCCTCTTCCAGTCGTAGAGTTTTATCAATCTCCGTAGCTTCGGTGGGCCTTGCTGCAGCAGCCATCTGGGCTAGAGATTCAGGTACGTTGTTGCATTTCACAGCTGTGGATGTAGTGTCATTATGGTTCGCGATGCTGGAGGTAGACGGCGGTGATAATGCATCAGCGCCAACGACTACTTCTCCATCAGATGCTGGCGCAGAATCGAAGGAGGGCGAGGGAGTGGAAAAAGTTGAGCTAAATGATGAGAGGTTGGGTCCTGCAGTTGAAGAAATTGCTGTCCACAGAAGACGAGACACCTCGTTCTCTATGCGACGATCCATACGCGATGACGTGCTGGGCTCGAGTTCTTCATCTTGAATTTGACCGTCAAGAACTGCTTCTATTAGTGCTTGTGTATCAGCGTATGGTTGACCACTGCTTTCCAACTGCCGTTTGGTGACAGCCCGTATACGACCTGCATTCAGTCCCATAGATAACGCTAGTTGAACTGGTTCTGTAGCAAGTGCCTCGTCAAGACTCATGGTCACCACAGCTTGGCCACTGGCCTGCATTTGTTGCTGCTGGTTTGTGCTTGTGTTCTTTATCTGGCTTTGAACATTTTCAATGAATAGTTGCCCTTTAACCAATTGTACGAACTGACATTTGGGGAAGCACCTAGCATGCTCAAACCACGGATCATCATCAGCCAGCCAGAAGCGTAAACCGCCATCACAGTAAAAGCAGTGGACTTCATCTGCTCT contains:
- the LOC109402332 gene encoding baculoviral IAP repeat-containing protein 7-B, with amino-acid sequence MNVEVNRVRTYRRWEDTEWVMEDAFEVHLARAGFYATEQYLNVKCHFCGVTIFVGNSVSNIESKHRELSPNCAFLLHPDRTDNVRSFDADELKREEHRLATYVNWPVSHISPSSLAKAGFYYTYNADQVKCAWCEGVIGQWEIGDDPFVEHQKFFPNCVKVISSSISSNPVLDSSIGIQPVKSPYAPQFSSLDSRIRSFENWTTGHIQDPERLAQAGFYYLGRADEVHCFYCDGGLRFWLADDDPWFEHARCFPKCQFVQLVKGQLFIENVQSQIKNTSTNQQQQMQASGQAVVTMSLDEALATEPVQLALSMGLNAGRIRAVTKRQLESSGQPYADTQALIEAVLDGQIQDEELEPSTSSRMDRRIENEVSRLLWTAISSTAGPNLSSFSSTFSTPSPSFDSAPASDGEVVVGADALSPPSTSSIANHNDTTSTAVKCNNVPESLAQMAAAARPTEATEIDKTLRLEEENKRLKDARECKICMADEVGVVFCPCGHLVSCVQCAPAVTNCPVCRAVIKGRVRTFLS